One part of the Bacillus sp. FJAT-45350 genome encodes these proteins:
- the fliM gene encoding flagellar motor switch protein FliM has product MADILSQGEIDALLSALSTGEMDADELKKEETEKKVKVYDFKRALRFSKDQIRSLSRIHENFARLLTTYFSAQLRTFVQISVASVDQLPYEEFIRSIPKMTILNVFEAYPLDGRFLMEVNPNIAYTMLDRLLGGKGVSINKVDNLTEIETRIMSQLFQRTLESFTEAWTSVIELDPIMEDLEVNPQFLQMVSPNETVVVISLSTTIGETSGMINICLPHVVLEEILPKLSVHYWMQTKKKQRQPGEIEAIEQTVHSAPLLIQAELGRSEITIHEFLHLAIGDVIELNQGINNDLRINVGGERKYLAQPGKVKNQLAVQVTDIIEEAEDDE; this is encoded by the coding sequence TTGGCTGACATTTTGTCACAAGGAGAGATAGATGCACTTCTTTCCGCTCTATCAACAGGTGAAATGGATGCGGATGAACTAAAAAAGGAAGAAACAGAAAAAAAAGTAAAAGTTTATGACTTCAAGAGAGCCCTTCGTTTTTCAAAAGATCAAATACGGAGCTTGTCTCGAATTCATGAAAATTTTGCGCGTTTACTTACTACTTACTTTTCTGCTCAACTACGTACATTTGTACAGATTTCAGTTGCATCAGTTGACCAACTTCCTTATGAAGAGTTTATTCGTTCAATTCCCAAAATGACAATATTAAATGTATTTGAAGCCTACCCATTAGATGGTCGTTTTCTAATGGAGGTTAATCCAAATATTGCATATACAATGTTAGATAGGTTGTTAGGCGGTAAAGGTGTTAGCATTAATAAGGTAGATAATTTAACAGAAATAGAAACTAGAATTATGTCCCAGTTATTTCAACGGACATTAGAAAGCTTCACTGAGGCGTGGACCTCGGTTATCGAGTTAGATCCTATCATGGAGGATTTAGAGGTTAACCCTCAGTTTTTACAAATGGTGTCACCGAACGAAACAGTTGTCGTTATTTCTCTTTCTACAACAATAGGGGAAACTTCTGGAATGATAAATATTTGTTTGCCACATGTAGTATTGGAAGAAATATTACCCAAGCTTTCGGTACACTATTGGATGCAAACAAAGAAGAAACAAAGACAGCCTGGTGAAATTGAAGCAATAGAGCAAACAGTTCATTCTGCTCCTCTATTAATTCAAGCTGAATTAGGTCGTTCTGAAATCACAATTCATGAATTTTTACACTTAGCAATTGGTGATGTCATAGAATTAAACCAAGGTATAAATAATGATTTACGAATTAACGTGGGTGGAGAAAGAAAGTATTTAGCACAGCCAGGTAAAGTAAAGAATCAGTTAGCTGTGCAAGTAACTGATATTATTGAGGAGGCGGAAGACGATGAATGA
- the fliL gene encoding flagellar basal body-associated protein FliL: MFKNKLVNIMLIILISLTLIGGITLVLINYLSTDNAPYNEPTIDEIIALSYDTPEITTNLKSNDFARIQFKIQVDNKKALSEIQKRNFQLDNIIIRELAGMRASDLAGEEGIEGLESRLKLRFNELMQDGMVVQVYTTGWIIQ, translated from the coding sequence TTGTTTAAAAATAAGTTAGTTAATATCATGTTAATAATTTTGATTTCTTTAACTTTAATTGGGGGTATTACATTAGTACTAATAAACTATTTATCTACTGATAATGCCCCTTATAACGAACCAACGATTGATGAAATCATAGCTTTATCTTATGATACACCAGAAATCACTACAAATTTAAAATCTAATGATTTTGCTAGAATTCAATTTAAAATACAAGTAGATAATAAAAAGGCTTTAAGTGAAATTCAAAAAAGAAATTTTCAGTTAGATAATATTATTATTCGTGAATTAGCTGGAATGAGGGCTTCAGACTTAGCAGGTGAAGAAGGTATTGAAGGTTTAGAAAGTCGGCTTAAATTGCGGTTTAATGAACTTATGCAAGATGGAATGGTTGTACAAGTCTATACGACTGGCTGGATTATTCAATAA
- the flhF gene encoding flagellar biosynthesis protein FlhF, whose amino-acid sequence MKVKKYVASTMPEAMKKIRHELGHDAVILNSKEIETGGFLGFFTKKSIEVIAAIDNTPSIQRPSKKKPNKINVNVKKEMSDSMKGSPVQQVSIKRNEKEVQKDNDVLANEIQQLKKMITTMSTKSETSMKEYPEPFQQINDFLEEQEFKTSLRLEIIKHLLKKWYNSDERDQNEENVQIWLKEFLYDQLLTVKLGGISFEKKFVNVVGPTGVGKTTTIAKIAAHCVLKKKKKVALITTDTYRIAAVEQLRTYAKILNIPLEVAYSIADFKKAKEQFSQEYDLVLVDSAGRNFRNRLYVEELKKTIDFDEEMETFLVLALTSKYKDMEKIYEQFSLIPITKLVFTKKDETSYYGTMFNLITDHQTGIAYITTGQNVPDDIVEASSDEIVNIIIGVQNNE is encoded by the coding sequence TTGAAGGTAAAAAAATACGTAGCAAGTACAATGCCAGAGGCGATGAAAAAGATAAGACATGAACTTGGGCATGATGCTGTCATCCTCAATTCAAAAGAGATTGAAACAGGTGGCTTTTTAGGTTTTTTTACAAAAAAAAGCATTGAGGTAATCGCTGCGATTGACAATACTCCGTCGATCCAGCGCCCTTCTAAAAAAAAGCCTAACAAGATAAATGTGAACGTTAAAAAAGAGATGTCTGATAGTATGAAAGGCTCTCCAGTACAACAGGTGTCTATAAAAAGAAATGAAAAAGAAGTTCAAAAAGACAATGATGTTTTAGCTAATGAAATTCAGCAATTAAAGAAAATGATTACAACGATGTCAACAAAAAGTGAAACAAGTATGAAGGAATACCCAGAACCATTTCAACAGATTAATGATTTCTTAGAAGAACAAGAATTCAAAACTTCTTTACGACTTGAAATTATTAAGCACCTTCTCAAGAAATGGTATAACAGTGATGAGAGGGATCAAAACGAAGAAAATGTTCAAATTTGGTTAAAGGAATTTTTATATGATCAACTATTAACTGTTAAACTAGGTGGAATTTCTTTTGAAAAGAAATTTGTTAATGTTGTTGGACCAACTGGTGTTGGAAAAACGACAACAATTGCTAAGATTGCTGCTCATTGTGTACTAAAGAAGAAAAAGAAAGTAGCTTTAATTACAACTGATACATATCGAATTGCTGCCGTTGAGCAATTAAGAACGTATGCAAAGATATTAAATATTCCTCTAGAGGTTGCATACTCTATTGCCGACTTTAAAAAAGCAAAAGAACAGTTTTCTCAAGAATATGATCTGGTATTAGTTGATAGTGCAGGTAGGAATTTTCGTAATAGATTATATGTAGAGGAATTAAAGAAGACTATTGATTTTGATGAAGAGATGGAAACATTTCTTGTATTAGCCTTAACTTCTAAGTATAAAGATATGGAAAAAATTTATGAGCAATTTTCATTAATACCAATTACGAAATTAGTCTTTACAAAAAAAGATGAAACTTCATATTATGGAACAATGTTTAACTTAATAACAGACCATCAGACAGGAATTGCCTATATTACAACTGGACAAAATGTTCCTGATGACATTGTTGAAGCAAGTAGCGATGAAATAGTAAATATCATAATAGGGGTACAAAATAATGAATGA
- a CDS encoding response regulator: MSGKILIVDDAAFMRMMIKDILTKNGFEVVGEATDGAQAVEKYKETSPDLVTMDITMPEMDGITSLKEIKKFDPNAKIIMCSAMGQQAMVIDAIQAGAKDFIVKPFQADRVLEAIKKTLG, translated from the coding sequence ATGTCCGGAAAAATTTTAATTGTAGATGATGCAGCTTTTATGAGAATGATGATAAAAGACATCTTAACAAAGAATGGTTTTGAAGTAGTTGGTGAAGCAACAGATGGTGCGCAAGCTGTTGAGAAATATAAGGAAACATCACCTGATTTAGTTACAATGGATATTACGATGCCTGAGATGGATGGTATAACATCTCTAAAAGAAATAAAAAAGTTTGACCCTAATGCAAAAATCATTATGTGTTCGGCAATGGGACAGCAAGCAATGGTAATTGATGCAATTCAAGCAGGTGCAAAAGATTTTATCGTAAAGCCATTTCAAGCTGACCGTGTATTAGAGGCAATCAAGAAAACACTTGGTTAA
- the fliQ gene encoding flagellar biosynthesis protein FliQ has product MSSEFVISMAEQGVWTVLMVAGPLLLIALGLGLGVSIFQATTQIQEQTLAFIPKIVGVLAALVIFGPWMLSQVINFTYNIFNNLHRFVG; this is encoded by the coding sequence TTGAGTTCAGAATTTGTTATATCTATGGCAGAACAAGGTGTTTGGACAGTATTGATGGTTGCGGGTCCGTTGTTATTAATTGCATTAGGACTTGGATTAGGCGTAAGTATATTCCAAGCAACAACCCAAATTCAAGAACAAACTTTAGCCTTTATTCCAAAAATAGTTGGAGTACTGGCTGCCCTCGTTATTTTTGGTCCATGGATGTTATCACAGGTAATAAACTTTACCTATAATATATTTAATAATTTGCATAGGTTTGTAGGGTAA
- a CDS encoding flagellar biosynthetic protein FliO, with protein sequence MRLIFLFCLVIITFFPITVIAEEGEPSDGSVFDMYHPPEGSGGEIVEEIEESIVNEEALLENETSFFVIFVQMIGALVVIIALIYIFLKFVNAKSRSFRNHHTIQNLGGVPLGANRSVQMVKIGERILVVGVGETIQLLKEIDSQDEVDMLLNDQNRDNSMSNIEDPVTKASKWISQKVKGSSKSNSKNELEFGELLDKQFNDVSQSQQKIHQAIKEHKK encoded by the coding sequence TTGCGATTAATATTTCTTTTTTGTCTAGTAATTATTACATTTTTCCCTATCACTGTTATTGCTGAAGAAGGAGAACCTTCTGATGGTTCTGTATTTGACATGTATCACCCTCCTGAAGGTAGTGGTGGGGAAATAGTTGAAGAGATAGAGGAATCAATAGTTAATGAGGAGGCTCTTCTTGAAAACGAGACAAGCTTCTTTGTGATTTTTGTTCAAATGATAGGTGCACTAGTTGTTATTATTGCTTTAATTTATATCTTTTTAAAATTTGTAAATGCAAAGTCACGTTCTTTTCGTAATCACCATACTATTCAAAATTTAGGTGGGGTACCACTTGGGGCTAATCGTTCAGTTCAAATGGTTAAAATTGGTGAGAGAATTCTGGTTGTAGGTGTAGGTGAAACTATTCAACTATTAAAAGAGATTGATAGTCAAGATGAAGTAGATATGTTACTAAATGACCAAAATAGAGATAACTCAATGTCAAATATAGAGGATCCTGTAACGAAGGCTTCCAAGTGGATTAGTCAAAAAGTTAAAGGAAGTTCAAAGTCTAACTCGAAAAATGAGCTTGAATTTGGTGAGCTTTTAGATAAACAATTCAATGATGTATCCCAATCGCAGCAAAAAATCCATCAGGCGATTAAGGAGCATAAAAAATGA
- the fliR gene encoding flagellar biosynthetic protein FliR, translating into MEFINLLPAFLLILIRILAFFTVMPIFSYRNVPARFRVGLAFYLAWIMLFTIEDPIIVIDSAYFLLVLKEVLFGLFVGLVAMMLMYAIQVAGGFIDLIMGLMMATVIDPQTGAQTPLFGSYLYAFAMLFLLAVDGHHLLLDGIYYSYQFVPINQPFLPLGDEKLLEFVVTTFNTMFIIAFQMAFPIVGSLFLVDIALGMVSRAVPQMNVFVVGLPLKMLVGFPLVMLFLGVFFVLVQQLFEKIIITMRTLMQIFGGV; encoded by the coding sequence ATGGAATTTATTAATCTACTTCCGGCATTTTTGTTAATTCTTATTAGGATCCTAGCTTTCTTTACAGTGATGCCGATTTTTTCATACAGAAATGTTCCAGCTCGATTCAGAGTGGGACTAGCTTTTTACTTAGCCTGGATTATGCTTTTTACTATCGAAGATCCTATTATAGTTATCGATAGTGCATACTTCTTATTAGTGCTTAAAGAAGTGTTATTCGGACTATTTGTAGGTTTAGTTGCCATGATGCTTATGTATGCTATTCAAGTAGCTGGAGGATTTATTGATTTGATAATGGGATTAATGATGGCAACTGTTATTGATCCTCAAACTGGTGCCCAAACACCGTTGTTTGGTAGTTATTTGTATGCATTTGCAATGTTATTTTTACTTGCTGTAGATGGTCATCACCTGCTTTTAGATGGAATCTACTATAGCTATCAGTTTGTACCTATCAATCAGCCATTTTTGCCATTGGGTGATGAAAAATTGTTAGAGTTTGTCGTAACGACCTTTAATACAATGTTTATTATTGCTTTTCAAATGGCATTTCCAATTGTTGGTTCACTGTTTCTTGTTGATATAGCGTTAGGGATGGTATCGCGTGCTGTTCCCCAAATGAATGTTTTTGTTGTAGGGCTTCCTTTAAAAATGTTAGTTGGATTTCCTCTTGTAATGCTTTTTTTAGGAGTATTCTTTGTGTTAGTACAACAGTTATTTGAAAAAATCATTATTACCATGAGAACGTTAATGCAGATTTTTGGAGGAGTTTAG
- the flhB gene encoding flagellar biosynthesis protein FlhB, protein MPYLSLNLQFFADEKTEKATPKKRQEQRKKGQVAKSNDVNTAIILLIVFLFLWFIGGMLGYKLIDIMEHTFREYLLMELTPSSITAIFYELTMEAVVLVLPIMAIAMIAGVFSSYIQVGPLFAPEAIKMKLSKLDPIKGAKRIFSVRALVELLKSLLKISLVGIVVFTILWINLDSVMILALKSVEDGFYQIAMLTVIMGIAVALLLLILSIPDYLYQKYDHEKQMKMSKKDIKDEHKNTEGDPRIKSKRRQKQMEMAMQRMMQEVPKADVVITNPTHYAIALRYDGEKMDAPVIVAKGVDYVALKIKGIARTNNVITVENKPLARALYAQAEIGDQVPEDLFKAVAEVLAYVYRLKNKEV, encoded by the coding sequence ATGCCGTACCTTTCTCTTAATCTACAATTTTTTGCGGATGAAAAGACTGAAAAAGCAACCCCTAAGAAACGACAGGAACAAAGAAAGAAAGGACAAGTAGCTAAGAGTAATGATGTTAATACGGCCATTATTCTTTTAATTGTCTTTTTATTTTTATGGTTTATAGGTGGTATGCTCGGTTATAAGCTTATTGATATTATGGAACATACGTTTCGTGAATATCTTCTTATGGAGCTAACTCCTTCATCAATTACAGCTATATTTTACGAATTAACGATGGAAGCTGTAGTACTTGTATTACCAATAATGGCTATAGCGATGATTGCTGGGGTTTTTAGTAGTTATATTCAAGTAGGACCCCTGTTTGCACCAGAAGCGATAAAAATGAAGCTTTCAAAGCTAGACCCAATAAAAGGTGCAAAACGTATCTTTTCTGTTCGTGCTCTTGTTGAGCTTCTAAAATCACTATTAAAAATATCACTTGTTGGTATTGTTGTTTTTACAATTCTTTGGATTAATTTAGATTCAGTCATGATTCTAGCACTAAAATCAGTAGAAGATGGATTTTATCAAATTGCAATGCTAACAGTTATTATGGGTATTGCAGTTGCGCTTTTATTACTTATATTATCTATACCTGATTATTTATATCAGAAATATGACCATGAAAAACAAATGAAAATGTCTAAAAAAGATATTAAAGATGAGCACAAAAATACGGAAGGTGACCCAAGAATTAAATCAAAACGTAGACAAAAGCAAATGGAAATGGCAATGCAACGCATGATGCAGGAGGTTCCTAAGGCTGACGTTGTTATTACGAACCCAACCCATTATGCAATAGCCTTACGTTATGATGGTGAAAAAATGGATGCTCCTGTGATTGTAGCAAAAGGTGTAGATTATGTAGCATTAAAAATCAAAGGAATCGCTAGAACTAACAATGTTATTACAGTAGAAAATAAACCATTAGCGAGAGCATTGTATGCTCAAGCTGAAATCGGTGACCAAGTTCCTGAGGATTTGTTTAAAGCTGTTGCAGAGGTCCTCGCTTATGTATATCGACTTAAAAATAAAGAAGTTTAG
- the fliP gene encoding flagellar type III secretion system pore protein FliP (The bacterial flagellar biogenesis protein FliP forms a type III secretion system (T3SS)-type pore required for flagellar assembly.) produces the protein MIEIPGLDLDIFNDEPANVATTLQLIILLTILTLAPGILILMTSFTRIVIVLSFVRTGLATQQMPPNQVIIGLALFLTFFIMAPIFAEVNETALTPFIEEEIDQEEFLERAAIPMKEFMAKHTREKDLALFMGYAGMERPETIQDIPLTALVPAFAISELKTAFQIGFLIFVPFLVIDMIVASVLMSMGMMMLPPVMIALPFKILLFVMVDGWYLIVQSLLLSFN, from the coding sequence ATGATAGAAATTCCAGGACTTGATTTAGATATATTTAATGATGAACCTGCTAATGTTGCTACAACGCTTCAGTTAATAATTTTATTAACTATTTTAACGTTAGCCCCTGGCATTTTAATATTAATGACATCTTTTACTAGGATTGTAATCGTCTTGTCATTTGTACGTACAGGTTTGGCTACTCAGCAAATGCCTCCAAACCAAGTAATTATTGGTTTAGCACTTTTTTTAACTTTTTTTATAATGGCACCGATATTTGCTGAAGTTAATGAGACTGCATTGACGCCGTTTATTGAAGAAGAAATAGACCAAGAGGAATTTCTGGAGCGTGCAGCGATACCAATGAAGGAATTCATGGCGAAGCATACGAGAGAAAAGGATTTAGCTCTATTTATGGGCTATGCGGGAATGGAGAGACCTGAGACGATTCAGGACATACCGCTAACCGCATTAGTACCTGCGTTTGCAATTAGCGAATTAAAAACAGCTTTTCAGATTGGTTTTTTAATCTTCGTTCCATTTTTAGTTATTGATATGATTGTTGCTAGTGTATTAATGTCTATGGGGATGATGATGTTACCACCAGTTATGATTGCTTTACCATTTAAAATATTACTTTTTGTCATGGTTGACGGTTGGTATTTAATTGTACAGTCATTGTTATTAAGTTTTAATTAA
- the flhA gene encoding flagellar biosynthesis protein FlhA yields the protein MAIRDLSVLLSVILIVIMLIIPLPPAMLDFLIIINISLALIIILVAMNTKEPLQFSIFPTLLLLVTLFRLGLNVSTTRSILGNAEAGNVIDTFGSFVVGGNALVGFVVFLILIIIQFIVITKGAERVSEVGARFTLDAMPGKQMSIDADLNAGMISDTEAKARREKIEKEADFYGSMDGASKFVKGDAIAGIVIVIINMIFGLVIGMMQQGMDLATAASTYTLLTVGDGLVSQIPALLISTATGIVVTRAGSSEGNLGTDITQQLFAYPKMLYVAGGTILLLGIITPISYVVTFPIAALLLFGGFHLSKMEKKAIETEQQEEEDEPEDEMKSPESVVNLLQIDPIEFEFGYGLIPLADANQGGDLLDRVVMIRRQLALELGMVVPVIRIRDNIQLQPNEYVIKIKGNEIAKGELLLDHYMAMSPGVDDDSIVGIETFEPAFGLPALWIGEDMKEQAELSGYTVVDPPSVVSTHLTEIVKKHAHELLGRQETKQLVDHLKESYPTLVEDVTPNPLTTGEIQKVLTNLLKENVSIRNLPVIFETLADYGVMTKDMDLITEYVRQSLSRQISKQYATPGEPMYVVTLSGAVEKALADSVQQTEHGNFLSMDPNHSQKIIENISIEMERLSQMGQVPILLCSPAVRMYVRQLIERYIPNVPVLSYNELEPDIEVQSVGVVNLD from the coding sequence TTGGCTATAAGAGATTTATCTGTTTTATTAAGCGTTATTTTAATTGTCATCATGTTAATTATTCCACTTCCTCCTGCCATGTTAGACTTCTTGATTATTATCAATATCTCTTTAGCTTTAATCATCATTTTAGTGGCAATGAACACGAAAGAGCCATTACAGTTTTCAATTTTTCCTACATTATTGCTACTAGTTACACTATTCAGACTGGGCTTAAATGTATCGACAACTCGTTCGATTCTCGGAAACGCTGAAGCAGGAAATGTAATTGATACATTCGGTTCCTTTGTTGTCGGAGGAAACGCCCTCGTTGGATTTGTTGTCTTTTTAATTTTGATTATTATTCAGTTTATCGTTATTACAAAAGGGGCAGAGCGTGTTTCAGAGGTTGGGGCAAGATTTACCCTAGATGCGATGCCAGGTAAACAAATGAGTATTGACGCTGATTTAAATGCTGGAATGATTTCTGATACAGAAGCAAAAGCACGACGTGAAAAAATTGAAAAAGAAGCTGACTTTTATGGTTCGATGGATGGTGCTAGTAAATTCGTAAAAGGGGATGCGATTGCTGGTATTGTCATTGTTATTATCAATATGATTTTTGGTCTCGTTATTGGGATGATGCAACAAGGAATGGATTTAGCAACTGCCGCAAGTACGTATACATTGTTAACGGTAGGGGATGGTCTAGTCAGTCAGATACCTGCTTTATTGATTTCAACAGCAACAGGTATCGTTGTAACTAGAGCTGGTTCTTCTGAAGGAAACTTAGGAACAGATATTACCCAACAATTATTTGCATATCCAAAGATGTTGTATGTAGCAGGTGGAACAATTTTATTACTCGGTATTATTACACCCATTTCTTATGTTGTAACTTTCCCGATAGCTGCCTTACTTTTATTTGGTGGTTTCCATTTGAGTAAAATGGAGAAAAAGGCAATTGAAACGGAGCAGCAAGAAGAGGAAGACGAGCCTGAGGATGAAATGAAATCTCCAGAGAGTGTTGTTAACCTTTTGCAGATCGACCCAATTGAGTTTGAATTTGGCTATGGTCTTATTCCTTTAGCTGATGCAAACCAAGGTGGAGATTTATTAGATAGAGTTGTTATGATTCGCCGTCAGTTGGCGCTCGAGTTAGGGATGGTCGTTCCTGTTATCAGGATTCGAGATAATATTCAACTTCAACCTAATGAATATGTAATTAAAATAAAGGGTAATGAAATAGCAAAAGGGGAGTTATTACTTGACCACTATATGGCTATGAGTCCTGGAGTTGACGATGACAGCATCGTTGGAATTGAAACATTTGAACCAGCATTTGGTTTACCAGCCTTATGGATTGGTGAAGATATGAAGGAGCAAGCTGAATTATCAGGTTATACCGTTGTGGACCCACCTTCTGTTGTATCTACACATCTAACGGAAATTGTGAAAAAGCATGCTCATGAGTTACTTGGAAGACAAGAAACGAAGCAACTAGTCGACCATTTAAAAGAATCCTACCCGACTCTTGTAGAGGACGTAACTCCAAATCCATTAACGACAGGAGAGATTCAGAAGGTATTAACGAATCTATTAAAGGAAAATGTATCTATTCGTAATTTACCAGTTATTTTCGAAACATTAGCGGACTATGGTGTTATGACTAAAGATATGGATTTAATAACAGAGTACGTTAGACAATCTCTCTCAAGGCAAATTTCAAAGCAATATGCAACGCCAGGAGAACCGATGTACGTAGTGACATTAAGTGGTGCTGTTGAAAAGGCTCTTGCTGATTCAGTTCAGCAAACAGAGCACGGAAACTTCTTATCGATGGATCCGAACCATTCACAAAAAATAATAGAAAATATCTCTATTGAGATGGAACGTTTGTCTCAAATGGGACAAGTACCAATATTATTATGTTCACCTGCAGTAAGAATGTACGTAAGACAATTAATAGAGCGATATATACCTAATGTTCCAGTCCTATCCTACAATGAATTAGAGCCGGACATTGAGGTTCAAAGTGTAGGGGTGGTGAATTTAGATTGA
- the fliY gene encoding flagellar motor switch phosphatase FliY: MNDDMLSQEEINQLLQGIGSDDDDDNEVEDNEDSSGGPSLNVEDYISPIEQDALGEIGNISFGSAATALSTLLNQKVDITTPQVSIIERRLLEDEFPQPHVAVHVEYTEGFEGMNLLVIKTTDAAIIADLMLGGDGLNPSDDLGEMQVSAVQEAMNQMMGSASTSMSTIFNKKVDISPPGIDLMDVKRKEGTSNIPSDEVLVKISFRLKIGELIDSSIMQLVTVRFAKGLVDELMNPSTEESVFEEPKVEEPTQPAVQQPQQEQAMQQQDQYQQPPMQQPMNHQQPPMQQQPMYQQPPMQQPMYEQRGQQHLGAPYQQQRQVDVQPAAFSSFDSPDLSVSESRNLNMLLDIPLNVTVELGRTRRTIKDILEFSQGSIIELDKLAGEPVDILVNHKLIAKGEVVVIDENFGVRVTDIVSQEERIKHLKK; this comes from the coding sequence ATGAATGATGATATGCTTTCCCAAGAAGAAATTAATCAACTTCTGCAAGGAATCGGGTCCGATGATGACGATGATAATGAAGTAGAAGATAATGAAGATTCAAGTGGTGGACCTAGTTTAAATGTTGAAGATTATATATCACCTATTGAACAGGATGCATTAGGTGAGATAGGTAATATTTCTTTTGGAAGTGCTGCAACAGCTCTTTCTACATTATTAAATCAAAAGGTAGATATAACTACACCGCAAGTTTCGATTATTGAGAGGCGATTATTAGAAGACGAGTTTCCGCAGCCTCATGTCGCTGTACATGTAGAGTACACTGAAGGCTTCGAAGGTATGAACCTTCTAGTTATTAAAACAACGGATGCTGCTATAATTGCAGACTTGATGCTAGGTGGGGATGGACTAAATCCCTCTGATGATTTGGGAGAAATGCAAGTTAGTGCTGTTCAGGAAGCGATGAATCAAATGATGGGTTCTGCTTCCACATCAATGTCTACTATTTTTAATAAGAAAGTAGATATTTCTCCACCAGGCATTGATTTAATGGATGTAAAGAGAAAAGAAGGAACATCAAACATACCTTCTGATGAAGTATTGGTGAAAATTTCATTTCGTCTAAAAATTGGCGAATTAATAGATTCATCTATAATGCAATTGGTAACAGTGAGATTTGCTAAAGGACTTGTAGATGAGCTAATGAATCCGTCAACTGAGGAATCTGTTTTTGAAGAACCTAAGGTTGAAGAACCAACACAACCGGCTGTTCAACAACCACAACAAGAACAAGCCATGCAACAGCAAGACCAATACCAACAACCACCAATGCAACAACCGATGAACCACCAACAACCACCAATGCAGCAGCAACCTATGTATCAACAACCACCAATGCAACAGCCAATGTATGAGCAAAGGGGACAACAGCATTTAGGTGCACCATATCAACAACAACGACAAGTGGATGTTCAACCAGCTGCATTTTCTAGTTTTGATTCACCTGATTTAAGTGTAAGTGAATCAAGAAACTTAAATATGTTACTTGATATTCCATTAAACGTCACAGTAGAGCTAGGTCGAACTAGAAGAACAATCAAGGATATTCTTGAATTCTCTCAGGGCTCAATTATTGAGTTAGATAAGCTAGCAGGTGAACCTGTTGATATTTTAGTTAATCACAAGCTAATTGCGAAGGGCGAAGTTGTCGTTATTGATGAGAACTTTGGAGTTCGTGTAACGGATATTGTTAGTCAGGAAGAAAGAATTAAACACTTAAAAAAATAG